In the genome of Xiphias gladius isolate SHS-SW01 ecotype Sanya breed wild chromosome 1, ASM1685928v1, whole genome shotgun sequence, the window CCAAGAAATGCAACCCAGAGTCAAAACAACGAACGAATAAACCAGttacagtaaattaatacaGCATACTATGTGAGTGTTGACGAATTCAAATCCCCCACCACTGATTACTTTCCCATGGGTCGGGAAATCTGTATAAAAAGTGTCTACCACTTCGAGGTTTGTAACAGTTTTCAGCATATTTAAGATTCCAGCTGTAATTCAAAATGTTGCTGCGACTTATTTGAAAGATGTATCAGAGACTCTTAAACTTGACATAATTAAACAATATCAATCAAGATATTTCTCTGCCTTGTGACATCATGAGTTGGATATTCCCTCTGAGTGGCTGAGTGATTGTGTTGTGTGCAGCTGGGGGCATCGCATTTCACATCTGGAGAAAGCAGATGTTGCGCTTTTGGGAGCTGGCGCTGCGTTTCCGCGCTGTCACTGTTTCCGTTTCCACCTCCGAGAAGCCTCACGCCTCCACatacctctttctttttttttttctctgtttgttttgcctCGAATACTTTACGTTGCGTGCAGTTTGGGCCATCTGAAGTTCGAGCAGAGTTAATATCCTTTTCAACAATGGGGGACATCGAGGCTCCCGCCTCGAATCGGCCGCGCCAGACTGTCCTGCTCTCCGTTCTTCCGAGCAAAGAGTTCGCCTCCTCAAGGAAAGGAATGCTGCTCATTGCAGAAGTGGTAAGAAATTAGGGGAGGAATCTGctctgaaacaaatgaaactgcTACCGTGCCATCGCTTCGCCCTAAAAGGAAAGGCGCACTGCGGTCTGGGTACTTTCATTCGCCGTTTTCTAATAGTTATGGCAGCTACAGCGATGTGTTGCTTTAGTGCACATTCAGAGATAACTTTAACAGACTGCTGAACTGTCATTTTAGATGTAGGTCATTCGGTTTCCGTCACAAGGTTTCCATTAGTGAAAGGGGGAGCAGTAAGAGTGTATGGCAACATGAGCTAAACTTCTTAAACTTGGGATAATCATTTATACTGGATTTTGGACAAACCGCACGAAGACTTCCCTAAGCAGAAGTCAACTTTACTGTCAGGGACCGAGCTAAATAACGGTCCAAGCTTCTTCAGTCTCTCAGTGTTGTGTCCCTCTCCATTGTGCACCATCAGTTTAAACAGCAAATGCTGTTgcttatacaaaaaaaaaaaaaaagttactctTTTAATGACTGTCCAAGTGGATTCCAACAAATCAGGAACTGAAAGAATGAGTGGGACTGTTGGACGGTGTTAGTAGTGAGGGGTGGAGGGAACGCCACCAGCATCGTGCACTACTTGCGGGAAGGGTCTTCTTGCAGTGACTGTGTGGAGAGGGCTGCATGAACCCTCACACTCGTGTCAGGTGACATTCAGCTCATGGTGGCCTGTGAGAGAGGGCAGTCATCTTCCCCACAGTCACATCCTTCAGTCTGTTGCCATAACATGTAGCCTGGAGCACAGTCCTCGCTGTGTGTGAATGCAGAGCTCTGCAGCCCCCtgcgctctcacacacacaataaagcCTCTTTACTGCTTCTTCACAGTGTGACTCTGATTTTCATCCCTTGGCTAAAATCCATCTGTAACCCATCTTAAAATCTACTGGCCTCTGCTGACAGTTGAAAGCGCAACCGTATCCTGCTATATGCATGTAGGTGAGCGTGCACACCTGGTTTGGACGTGTGCAGAGGAGGTAGAGACCCAAAGCTTTAGTGCATTTGTGATATACCGTGCAGGGTTTGTGGCAGGTGGACCACCTATTCTGGAATAAAGACCACGGcttgttaaaatgaaagaaaatgaatacatttcttGGAAATATAACACTGAGCTTCAAGGAAAAGAGTAGAGGTCCAATTTCGCACAGCAAATGACACAGTGTTTGAAACCACCACTGCTGCTATTCTAATTTCAGAGGGTaactttggtgtgtgtgtgtgtgtgtgtaggtctaACTTAGGTAACTTTTGGGGGAAAATTGtagactaaagaccagttaattgggaaaaagctgatttttgggtcagtggttaaggttagggtaatggttagggttaggtaaGTGGTGGTTATAGTTATGGTTAGGATAAGTCTCCagggaaatgaatgcaagtctatgtaatgtccgCAAAAGTGACCTAGATCAACATGTGCGTGTTTAAGAGTGTAAAGTGGCACAGAATTCAATATATCATGATTTATGTCTTGTatgtttcagctcattttctCTTTGATGGCTAAAGGCtcagtttaaatgttttctcGTTTACCTCTGGTGGAATCTAGCTTTGCGGATAGTTTGGGTTCATTTGTTCctggttttgagatatccatcCCTGAGATTTCTGTCCCAAGTACAATTGAGGTGAATGGAATGTCATTTGTGGCTCAACAGTAATCAAAAATTATGTCAAACAGCAATGAATCTTTCTAGAAGCTGTGCCTACGTAGCTCCATATAATCCACAGATTTCTCTATCATGTCGTGATATTGATAGACTGTATAGTGGGACATGGTcaattttgtggaaaaataaattgagaaactttttaaagttaaaaaaacaataaggtAAAAAAAGAATCCAATAAAAATCCAATACTGCCATAGTGCAATCCTGATTATTCCATTGCAGCCTTTCCCACAATGGACTAAGACAACCAGAGAGATTAAGGGGATTGCTACAGTATGACAGTATGGTTTAAATGTTTGATGGTTGACAAAGCTCTATCGTCTGTGGATTATTCTGAGTGTTAAAtggctcatttttcatttctgcgAGGAGCACAAGCAAATTTCCATTCATCTCCATTGTATCTAAgtgagggcaaaaaaaaaatctcattttagTTTGGTCTAAGATTTGAGTGCACACTAGATTTAACcactaattattaatttaaccACTACTGTTCATGTAATTATAATCCTGGGATTTACTGCGTTGCGCAAGGTGCACTGTGTGAGTGCGCAACCTCCTTGCATAACTGTGAAGTTATTCTCGTTGGAGTGAAGTGTCACAGTTGAACTATCGTTTTGATACAACTCAGAGCTTAGAGGCAGTGTCGTGTCAGCCCACAGCCGCTGAACTCAACTGTTAGATGTGAGGCttccaaagagaaaacagcttGCAGCTTCACTATTCTTGGGAGCATTAGTCAGACACATATCCTGCTGAGCACGCATTACTGTACGCGGTGTGTCAGACCGCTATGTACTCATCATTAGGACTCTCGGTCTCAGCCAGCAGCAGGCTCGATACGGGATGTAAAATCACAGCACGTACACAAAAGAGCAGGTTTTTGTAGCAttggaaatattttcaaaatgctaCAAGCTGTGGTAAATGTTTGCAAAGTGATCCTTCCTCCTACGGAGGTggtacaaactgaaaaatactaagGATTGTCCGATTTCTTATGTCAGCATGTATTGTGTTTCAGGCCTCGGGAATTATGATGATTTTGAAGTTAAAAGCCTTCGTATGCACTCATAGCAAGTTTCACTACTTTCAGTACCTGCTCATTTGACTCGGCACATACTTTTTAAGGGCAATAACAAACTCTCTTCCATCTGATCCTAGTCCAAAATACGGTATGTCTTTATGTCAGAGTTTACAAATAATAAGACAGAGTAGTTGATATGATCTGTTGATTCATCCTTTagctttttcacagaaaaataatcagcaacacTTTTTATGATTAATTGTATAACTcaattatcaagcaaaaatgccaaacattctctggttcctgCCTcgcaaatgtgagaatttgctcCTTTTCATGGTTTTATGTGATTGTAAATAGATGAgttttggcttttggactgttggttagacaaaacaagacatttggaaACACCATCTTGGGCTCTGGAATATTTTGCTGGgcgtttttcactatttttttactatttttatcaACTAACTACAACTACTATGCTACTGTGGAGTGTCATGCCAATGTACATTAcgcaacatgaaaaaaatgatttgatttaCTGGTGTGATTTTTTTCGCAAGATCATGTAACACAAAAATGTACCGACTCTTCCAGCTCATCCACTGCTGTGTGGTTTTTCAGTGCTGCACAGTGATGATCCCAGCATCCCGGAATTTATTCTTCAAAAGTAAACATGCCCGAGGGTCTTCCCAGAAACCTCAGGGAAAAGTCTCTGAAGTGTACCTGTTAAGTGTTGGCTTAGCATTTTTTAAAGcggagcagctgcagcagtttggGTTCAGTCAGGGGGAGGTCCTACCCTCAGGCTGGCGTGGGACGACTGACTGAGACAAAGACAAGATGGCCGGGCCTGTTGGAGATTACAGTGTCTGGATTTGCTTTCATTTGCACTGATGTGGTGTGTCCACTCCTCTAGTGGAAAGCGTCCCCCACAAGGCAGGCTCACTTTACTTGCATTGTGATTAACTGCCTGTACAAAGCACGTTTAAACATCTTCTTTCATTGTTACAGCTTTGGTATTGTGGGTGTTTgcacaagtgtgtttgtgtgtgagagagaacgAGAGGGTTTCGGTGTAACAGTGTATGAGCCTATGTGAATAAACATTGTCAGCAACAGCTGTATCTCCTTACAGGAAGTGGGCCTGAAGCTGTAATTCACACTGGCTTACAGCTTTGGGGATAGTGTAACGTCTTGAATTTAACATCTTGAAGGGagaagattattttttttaatttatcatttgaattcaaaatgtaaatttgccTTCAGCTTCAAGCAGCTCActtagaaataaataaataaataagcgtCTTCTTCAGCATCCCTTAGTTGTCTTCAATCACAAACAGAAACGCAGATTCTACTTCTTCTTTCCGCCAAGAGTTTTGTCTTTAACTTTTCATTGatctaaacatacagtacatgttccaactatttctctctctctctctctctctgtttttatttttctttgtaggCTCTTTCCTTTGTatcctttgtgtgttttgcgGCATCCACAGCAGCAGCCTTTGTGACAGTCCCGCTGCTGGAGTTCCTGGCTGCTTTCTTCTTGTTGTTCGCTTACTCCACCAAATTCAATGAGAGGTTTAAAGGCTTCCTCTGGCCTCTGATGGTAAGagcaattttccaaaaaaaaaaaaaaaatttaattttaactttgcAGTGGATGTACATGAAAATCTTCTAGtgctaaaagaagaaaacagtcatATGAAGTTGGATTTTTCCTCTGAATCATGgtgtttctttcctttctctcaaaGGATTTCATGAGATGTGTGACTGCCTCCATTATCTTTTTCATCATCTCCATAATTGCAGTGTCCAAATATGTGGACAGCTCCTCTAAGGCTGCTGGGGTAAAGTCGACCTCTCGTCATAGCCTACACCACCCTAATTTCTGTATTACTAAGTACATGCAACACACTTAGCCTTTGTCCAACAACCTGATCAGTAGATTTTCACTGCATTCATatcaaatttcttctttttacaggtatttggGTTCATTGCCACCATTGTTTTCGCTTTAGATTTTTACCTCATTTTTAATGAGCTGGCTAATTTCCTAAAGCGAGGAGGGGAGTCCAGTGATGACCCATCAAGACAGCAAGGTAATACCCCAAATGGAAATCTGATAAATGGCCATATAAGAACATCTATATTAAATACAGacatatatgtttttttatatggacatacagtatactttgATCCAATAtatgtttttcatatattaAAAGGTAAATGTGCTGATATGTAGCAGAAATAGTTTTGTATGCGTGGTAGCTCAGTATTTAAGTAGCATACATGAATCGCCATACATGATGTTGGAATATTCTGtgctatataatatatattcaacaaaaatatgtattcaACATATGTCATATTATTAAGAAATATGGCTTACTAATATACCTAATATATGTATGATATAATTTGCAAATATGTAGCCCAGTttgttttgcaaacattttcaaaaacgAAATTTGATACATGCATATACGAAAAAATACCATACTTTGGAATATTTGTGTACTCTCACTATATGTTGGTGCAGCGATTAGCACGGCCGCCTCACAAGCAACACTGTTTGATACCACCAGGGGGCAGTGAATATGCTTTTTGGGATGTGTATGCACCCACCCTTTAAACAGCAAAGTTTAAGGTGTCGAAGTTTGCTTTTGCTCTGTGGTTTAATGAAAATAGGaccaataaaatgttttctgcagTATCATAACTCAATATCAGTTAGTTTAATCCGTCGTGTCCTCTCATTGTTTAAGAGATGGAAATGTCTTCAAGTGCGCCgtattttcagtgtgttgctTTCTCACATGAAAGTGACTACAATTGCCaatgttttacttatttatttaaccgATCCACAGAAAGCACATATGGAGAACTAACACTCATTCTGACGCCAGATGTGTTTtgtcaattttgttttctagatgAGTCTTCAGACTCTGATTCGGACTGAGACAGACATGTTTCATCATACAAAGGAAACCTTTGAGATGAAATGGCCGCTGCTGAACTGCCATTTGTTTCATCATGCCACAAGAAATCACATCCAGGTCACACTGTTTGTTTCTTACTTGCATTTATTGGTAGTGGATGGGGGGGTGGCTCTCCGTACAGTCATCTAGGGCCAAATATGTTTAAAGAGGAGGTACCAGATCCTTTGCAGTTATCCTCTTTGAATAGGTTTTCTTCTGCTGAGCCTCCAAGGGTGGAAATACATTTCACACATTAATCATGTCATAGCATTCAGGACACAAGTCTAAACTCATGTGTCAAATACGTTATTCTTTTTAGTTACTAATTTACTGCTCATTTCAAGGAGTTTtaaaaatcatgcaaaaaaTCCTTTTTCATGTCCAAACTCATATCCGGTGTCTTAGATGATTTGGGGGGAAAATCTAAATGTCATTATCAACCTGATACTTAAATTATCATGAAGCTGTGAAATTGTTTGGTGTcattatactgaatttttaCAAGCCGTTTGTATGATCTACATGTAAGAGCATATGTCTAAATCTGAAATAATGACTAAGATTGACGTTGGGGTATGCACTGGGACCCTGATTACAGACATATTAAACTACATCACTAAATCACTGTGCataagaaataaatgtttagGAATACTAACAATGAAGCTTTTTTGGGAACAAAGACGTTCCAGCCTTTTAAATGGAAGAGCTAAATAAGACAGGAGGCCtgcactcagttggcagtttattaggtacacctagataaaagTAAGACAggtatttctattattttgtctgccccatttatattaatgagaGAAGGCTAAataaacacctctctgtataacgCAATACAGTTCTACAGCACtacaaactacatcctccaaaatgaccacacagttgaatcaacacttctcttaaaagagtttaaacaaaaactgaacattataatcattattaatCCTCatgaatggaggatttattgcaggactgttgtattagactgctttagttttagctaggtgttcccaataaactgccaactgagtgtgtATAAGTAAGGCGTAATCATCATTTATAAATTGACAGTATtactataaaaaacaaacatgtacagtatatagaagAACAGATTGGTTGCAGGTTGGCTGGTTACAACCTCTGTCCAAATGTCTTTACTCTACAGTagtgtatttttataatttgcGGATAATATTTGCTCATATTCCTTTAAACCCTAACTTTTGGGTTAAAGACGTTCCTGTGGCGTACTGTACTGCATGACAACCTTTTGTCCTCAAATGTTTATGTTTGAGGGTTTTTGTGAATTTAAGCAACAGCAATGATGATGCCTTTTAAAACCTTCTCAGTTAACCCAAAGCTTGAGAGACTCTCTTCTGTTTTAGCTTGTCTGCTGTATGTACTtctatgtgcgtgtgtgtgtgtgtgtgcgaataACAATGCATTGAAGCCACTTAATGCAGTATTATTTTGTTGAATGCTAAATATTGAATATGTGaatcatgtttttgaaaaaaacattttcttgtttcttgttttggttgagcatttgcttttttttttgtgggttttttttttgtcagtttctgcATGTCCTGTATGTTTGATTCTTCAGTTCCTCCACTGCCACTACTGAGAAATTAACAGAAAGCCACAGtgactttaaatgtaaaacacactgCACTACATGAGTGTTTCAACAGCACTGTAATAGATGATTGAAAATTGGTGTCTGTGGCCTCTGATTTCCATGTGGGATTTAAACAGATGTGAGCAATTGACGTATTGATAGTTAAGAAAATACAAAGCTGCAGTTCCATATAATAACTATTCACCATTGTGCCTTTTATTGGGGAGTTTTGATTGTTCAGATAGTTAAGTGGCTTGATTTATATTAACATTCTGTTTGAATGGTGCCCTGGAAAACATATGCAAAAGTCTGTATTAATAAATGGAGACTAAAATTGACTGAGAGTTCCCAGATTTATGCCAGCTGAGAGCTAGGTCGACACGTCTGCTTATCAGTGTGtgattttatatacagtatcttcGCTGTCCTGTAAAAACCATGTATCGCCAAAACAATAACTTTTTCAAGCTAAGAAAAATAGCCATGTAAACTTCAATCAAAtgatgttttaaattgtttatttttcctaaaAAGTAGGACATAAAGCGAAGGATCAAATGTTCCTTTAtctggttttcactggacagcaACAAAGCTCAGCTATACCCATTTGCCATGCATACATAGTTACGATCAAGATGAAAACAGTGGCATGTTATAAATGAGGCCCCTTGCTGAACTATTGTAGGTGAAatataaagtttgtttttcactgttttgcctttttctttcgtgcaaaaaaaatgtctgaataaaAACCTGAGCTATTTTCGATAATGTCCaaatcacttttatttaaattgtcaCTATAAACTGATGTGAAGCCTATTGAGaatgttttaaatacaaaaatacagctAAGTACGGCTCCAAGCTGTACAAGACAGAGCTTGTTGTAGTCATTATCATAGCACAcataattaaaaggaaacagaagAGCATCTCACCTCTAATTTCATTCAAACAGTCAGACTGATCATCTACAGTTTATATCACAATCTGGAAACTATAGCAGAaaacttctcttttctttctcataaatACAGATTCTTCATAACATACTGTAGCATTAAATTTTACATAGAGAAAGCTGCGGCTTGATGgcttttgaaaaataagatgGTCAGTTTATATTATCAAATAGCATAATGCACTTGCATGATTTCTGCTGCTGTACAAATGTATAAGTGAAGATTGTTATAGTATCACTcaaaaacaaatccatcaaTGTTAAGTGACAGacataaatacaaatgtgattgtcttttcatacatttttttcagtcaccaATCCAAGAGAAATAGAAGTAGAACATGATATAAGTTACTTAAATTGATTAACGATGaatcaaacatactgtatagtgtgAAAACTTCTGAGGCTATTTAAGAAGCCatatggtttttatttttcattttaacccaCGGTCAAATACACTTCTGGTCCTTtccttatacacacacaatactgtaGTTACCTGGGTGTAACTACACTCAATCCTCTGAAGTTGcaatgtatacattttaaatgaagacCAGGAGATGGAGCCAAAGAGTCAATTAAAACCCTGCACAAACTCACGCAAGCCTAATATACATAAAGACGtctcaaacaacaacaacaaaaaacccccacaaaCACGTGTAACTGTAGTGTTGATTCAATACACCAGTACGatgtaaaacaccaaaaattaaagacatttctTCCTTCATCCTAAAAAGCTAATATGATGTGATTTTTCAAGATTAAGCCAAACATTAAAGGAATGGCAAGTCTGTTTTGCGCTGTTGAGCTTTACAACACCTGC includes:
- the cmtm3 gene encoding CKLF-like MARVEL transmembrane domain-containing protein 3; amino-acid sequence: MGDIEAPASNRPRQTVLLSVLPSKEFASSRKGMLLIAEVALSFVSFVCFAASTAAAFVTVPLLEFLAAFFLLFAYSTKFNERFKGFLWPLMDFMRCVTASIIFFIISIIAVSKYVDSSSKAAGVFGFIATIVFALDFYLIFNELANFLKRGGESSDDPSRQQDESSDSDSD